The nucleotide window CGTTCTCAAACTCCTTCGGTTCAGGCCCATGCCTTAATAGAAGCAGAGATCGCAGAACATCATTATGATTTAAGAAATCGTAGTAGAGAGAGATCCGGCACGCCTGGAGAAATTATAAGCAGTAAAAAGTCTGCATACAGAATGTTGTAAGTTCAAGTTATATTCACGATATTCTTATCGATTATCCATAGATGTATTTTCTCAACTGGATTGAAATTTGAACGTTACCACCAGATCCGGTACCGGCGGCAAGCTGCACGATCAAAGTATGGAAACGATAATGGAAAGGAAAGGAGTGGTGCCTTTGGATACTTTGTCCGAAAACCATAACAAGAGGCAAGAAAATTCATCTACGGGTATTAAAAAAGCAGAGAGACGATCGGAACGACAAAAAGCAAAAAGAGAAATACTCGAAAATGGTCAGAATGAGAAAAAGGATGACTCGTTCTATGGAAAGTACGAGatagaagataaaaatatttctgcgCATAGGACGATAACTAGCGATTACTCTTCAgaggaaggagaaaaagaggatGTAACCAACAGACCGAGCACAGCGCACGAAATTTATAAGCAAGCCGGTGATTGGTGGAAGTATGCGATTTAAGTATTATAACGTTATACAGGATGATTCGTAAATACTTGAACGGGTAAACATGCGTATAAATATACATGCGAAAACAAGTGAAAAATTCACTTACTTCGGCGTGTAGATGTACCTCCCGAGGTATCGTATCAATGCGCTTATGAATCACCTTGTATACACGTGTCTCTATCAGCGAGTATTTTGTCAAGCGTAATACGACGCgtgatatttgaaatatgtttcaGTGTGTTTCCAAAGACAGATTATACGTATTCTGAAAAATCTCAGTGCCGTTACGAAATCGCACCGGGTATATTAGCAATGCCCAATATGTCTCGGCGTTCCATACACTCGGATGGAGAAACGTTCGATCAGGTGTCGCATCAATCAGGTGATCCATCGGTGAGCGTGACGCGCGAGGCAGTGAATTTCGAAGACAATGCGAAAGTAAACGCAGAAAATTCTACGGTGGGTACGATTTGATGGGAAATGGTAGGCAGGTAGGGGTCAAGGGGAGGCTCAATTTCTTGTTACTGGCCGAGTCGACCGATTCCCCTTGGCTCCCCTTGGCCCTCGAGATCGAGGCTCAGCTCGAAGAGAACTGTTCGTCGGATCGATTAATTATGATACGTCTCGTTGAACGCAGTGTACCAGTGTTTACGGAGAATCGAAGATTAGGTATACAAAGACGCACGTGGAACGACATCGTTCTCAGAAAGAAATGTCTTATACCGTTCCTAGGGGGTCGACGAATTCTCGATCAAGGTTTGTCTGCTTAAATCTGCTTAAATCTGCTTAAATCTGCTTACATAGTATAGAAAAGAGCAAGacagaaatacattttttctttcGATTTGTCTCAGACAATTTCTGCGTTCCGATTCGCTAGCGGAACACGTTGGACATGCATTCCGGAAGTGGGATACCACACCCTCTGTTGACTCTGATACAGAATTGGACTGTGCGGTATCAATGTCCAGCAGAAGCGAGAAAGGAAAACTGTCGCAACGTTTCGGAAATTTCACGTCGATCATTGTTTCGTGGTTTAACAGCctgtttgaatttttaaagcTGAAAACAGTCAGAAGAAGGGACTATCGCGGTCGTTACGATTATTCGAAACACGGTATTGTTAAATTAGTAATTCCAGCGAATGCCTGAACCTGTTTGGCCCGATGTAATCGGAAAAGAGCAATCGATCGATATAATCGTGAATTTCTTTCAATTGCAGAATCCAGATGGTACAAAGTATGGCAGTATATTGACTGTTGCTTGCAGTATGTTTATATGTTTATGGTTAAAGTATTCTTCTTCGATTCGTGGCTGTTGAGCAGAGTTTCGAGCGTTCGAAAATGGATGCAGCAAAGAAGTCCTAAAGTCCTTTGGATCGCCTTACTGCCGTTGCTTTTTCTAACGGGTAAATTTCGATGAATCTCACGCATGATTTGAACAGGTtcgccgagaaaaatattcgtGTGTTCGCATCAACATTCTTTCCTTGAATATCACCGGCAACATCTCTCGATCTATCGTCGTGGCGTCCCTGAACAGATTAAACGGATCGAACAGAACGAACAGAACGAAATATCAGCTATTCTGccgcttctttttctttttctttttgtttcaggAGTTTACATCGTGAAAAAACAGAACGTTATCAGTCTGGATATGCTGCACAATATTCCCTATGATATCACCGAGACGAGCTATCGCATCTTTAGCGATTTCGTGAATAGAGCGCGTGTCGAAAACGATTCGTTCGTTACCGAATACATGAAAAAGCTAAAACATTTCCCAGCCTATTTTCTACCCAGTGTGAACGTGTCTTTACACGAGACGCCGAACATTGGTTGGAATTTAATCTGGTGATTTTGCTCGGGTCGATGAATTCTTTTCCCGTGAGATTTCTTCTTAACTTCTTAAGTTCTTGACgaatatgatattattattattaattaccgttactaattatcaattatcatcATTAACTCCTTtccgttttttaattattatcattatgcaATGGAACGGTTTCTTTGTCGGTCTGTTTATAATTTGCAAACTTGTACTATGCATCATGGTGGATATATTCTCGAGCGTAATGCTTTCCGATACGCTCGCTAACCGTTacgtttcttttcgtttattCGTACACGTCGACACGCGGTGGCAGCATTTACTAACGtagaattataaatacatgtacaTGGGCGAGCAACGTGAATCTAAACGCGAGTATGTGCATACACAAGTGGTATTGGTATTGATTTCGGATCTGAACGGCTGTGTAGCAACTGTACGCGGTACCTCGAAACTAATGTCCCTGCACGCGTCGCTACCGGTGCTATCGGCGGTGCTACCGGTCCTCCTTCTTTGAACGCGTCCGTAAAAGTACTTTGATTCAAATACGGAATAGATTTAGGCGACCTAAGATCGATCGTAGTCGATCGAGTCCGACAAATGGATAAGTTAAAAGACGGGAGAAGGATAGAGGGAGTAGGATTGCTTGACTGGCGATATAAAATTGGAGTATTCGCGCTTCACGGGGAATGTGGACACGATCGGTATCTCGATGTCATCGGAACGGTGAGTCCCCTTCGTCTATCCTTCTCTCGATAGCTGTACGCTGTACCGTATTCGGACACCGACAAACTTTAATCGAGATTATATTTGCATTTTTCAGGTAGCTGGTGTTTACCATACTTTTCAACGTCGTTTCAATGGACCGATCACGCGATCGTCGAACAATCCCGAGACCGTCACTGGTCTCTGCCGCAATTATTTCTGATGGACGAACGATCCTTTCCCAACGGAGAAGCTTCCGCGGAAGCGAAACACTTCAAGACGTTGGCCGAAAAGTTACACGCTAGAATCAGCAAACTGGAGGATCAAACTATCGAACAAGCGGTAAGATTCCGTTGCCCGTTAAGCATTTCCGCTCCATCCAAGTGTCTAAAGACGACTAAACGTTGAACACGCGTCGTTGCAGAGTCTTCTTTTGAACGTGAACGGAACGCTGGAGAAACTGAAGGACGATGATttcgtttggtcgaaatttcaTGTAAGTGCACTGATCGATCACAGACCAAGGGAATCGTAAGGCATGGATGATGTTTTTCGTAGAATAAGATGCTGTCGCTGCAGAAAACCATAGAAGATCGCGGCCTAGTCGACGCGTACGCGCAGGAAATCGAAGCAATGAAACTGCAGTTGAACGCGTTAAAGGAGCTCTATTCGGAGGTAAAGTTGTGCTGCAATACCCGTGCGAATCTCGTCGGTGAGGATAATCTGGAGAAACGCGTCGAAACGATCCTAGCCGAATATTTTCATGTGCCGATATCGAAGAAAGATTCGACGAAAGCAATCCGAGACGCGGCGGCAGTTACGGCTGACGGGTACAATTCGGATACGGGTAAGTTGGTTTTTCTGGGAGCTTTATAGACGAAACGCAACTATGCGAAACTAAGCGATATATTCTGGTACGAGAGAAATCTATGTATTTATAGCAAGAGAGGGATCGTCCGTCGCGAGTGACGAGCGCGTTCGTGAAATAGTCAAGGATGCGTTGAGGACCTACGACGCGGACAAAACGGGTCGCGTAGACTACGCTCTGGAATCGGCAGGTGCGTGGCTGAGCTAATTGCTGTCGGGTCGAGCGATAACGCGTTGCTCCTTCGTTGTTCGTAGGTGGCCAGATCATCAGCATACGTTGCACGCAAAAGTACGATAGGAAAACGAGAGCTGTGAAATTTCTGGCATTCATGGTTTATCAAGAGAATAACAATCCTCGGACGGTTATACAAGGAAACCCGATACAACCAGGCGTTTGCTGGGCGTTTCAAGGATTCCCGGGATACCTGTTGATTAAACTGCGTAGTTCGATTTACGTTACTGGATTCACAGTCGAACACGTACCCAAGTCGATCCTACCCAACGGAGAGATGAGGAGTGCTCCTAAGAAATTCAACGTTTGGGTAAGCGAATCGTTTCTCCTCGACAAAGCCGTATATCTCAACTAGTCGATCCGATCACTCCCACAGGGTTTCGTCAACGAAAACGACCCCGTTCCAGTGATGTTTGGAGATTACGAGTTCGCAGCAACGGACGACAATTTACAATACTTTCCCGTTCAAGTAAGCTACCCCCGCGTTTGC belongs to Nomia melanderi isolate GNS246 chromosome 12, iyNomMela1, whole genome shotgun sequence and includes:
- the LOC116431864 gene encoding uncharacterized protein LOC116431864 isoform X1: MDSTGATCAVMESEQRYYELRSGSRSRSQTPSVQAHALIEAEIAEHHYDLRNRSRERSGTPGEIISSKKSAYRMLSGTGGKLHDQSMETIMERKGVVPLDTLSENHNKRQENSSTGIKKAERRSERQKAKREILENGQNEKKDDSFYGKYEIEDKNISAHRTITSDYSSEEGEKEDVTNRPSTAHEIYKQAGDWWNVFPKTDYTYSEKSQCRYEIAPGILAMPNMSRRSIHSDGETFDQVSHQSGDPSVSVTREAVNFEDNAKVNAENSTCTSVYGESKIRYTKTHVERHRSQKEMSYTVPRGSTNSRSRQFLRSDSLAEHVGHAFRKWDTTPSVDSDTELDCAVSMSSRSEKGKLSQRFGNFTSIIVSWFNSLFEFLKLKTVRRRDYRGRYDYSKHESRWYKVWQYIDCCLQYVYMFMVKVFFFDSWLLSRVSSVRKWMQQRSPKVLWIALLPLLFLTGSWCLPYFSTSFQWTDHAIVEQSRDRHWSLPQLFLMDERSFPNGEASAEAKHFKTLAEKLHARISKLEDQTIEQASLLLNVNGTLEKLKDDDFVWSKFHNKMLSLQKTIEDRGLVDAYAQEIEAMKLQLNALKELYSEVKLCCNTRANLVGEDNLEKRVETILAEYFHVPISKKDSTKAIRDAAAVTADGYNSDTAREGSSVASDERVREIVKDALRTYDADKTGRVDYALESAGGQIISIRCTQKYDRKTRAVKFLAFMVYQENNNPRTVIQGNPIQPGVCWAFQGFPGYLLIKLRSSIYVTGFTVEHVPKSILPNGEMRSAPKKFNVWGFVNENDPVPVMFGDYEFAATDDNLQYFPVQNTAIETPYEFVELRVNSNHGQLDYTCLYRFRVHGRPV
- the LOC116431864 gene encoding uncharacterized protein LOC116431864 isoform X2, giving the protein MESEQRYYELRSGSRSRSQTPSVQAHALIEAEIAEHHYDLRNRSRERSGTPGEIISSKKSAYRMLSGTGGKLHDQSMETIMERKGVVPLDTLSENHNKRQENSSTGIKKAERRSERQKAKREILENGQNEKKDDSFYGKYEIEDKNISAHRTITSDYSSEEGEKEDVTNRPSTAHEIYKQAGDWWNVFPKTDYTYSEKSQCRYEIAPGILAMPNMSRRSIHSDGETFDQVSHQSGDPSVSVTREAVNFEDNAKVNAENSTCTSVYGESKIRYTKTHVERHRSQKEMSYTVPRGSTNSRSRQFLRSDSLAEHVGHAFRKWDTTPSVDSDTELDCAVSMSSRSEKGKLSQRFGNFTSIIVSWFNSLFEFLKLKTVRRRDYRGRYDYSKHESRWYKVWQYIDCCLQYVYMFMVKVFFFDSWLLSRVSSVRKWMQQRSPKVLWIALLPLLFLTGSWCLPYFSTSFQWTDHAIVEQSRDRHWSLPQLFLMDERSFPNGEASAEAKHFKTLAEKLHARISKLEDQTIEQASLLLNVNGTLEKLKDDDFVWSKFHNKMLSLQKTIEDRGLVDAYAQEIEAMKLQLNALKELYSEVKLCCNTRANLVGEDNLEKRVETILAEYFHVPISKKDSTKAIRDAAAVTADGYNSDTAREGSSVASDERVREIVKDALRTYDADKTGRVDYALESAGGQIISIRCTQKYDRKTRAVKFLAFMVYQENNNPRTVIQGNPIQPGVCWAFQGFPGYLLIKLRSSIYVTGFTVEHVPKSILPNGEMRSAPKKFNVWGFVNENDPVPVMFGDYEFAATDDNLQYFPVQNTAIETPYEFVELRVNSNHGQLDYTCLYRFRVHGRPV